The following coding sequences are from one Verrucosispora sp. WMMD573 window:
- a CDS encoding serine/threonine-protein kinase, protein MLSPGVQLGNRYRLDERIASGGMGDVWRGTDQVLGRTVAVKSLLPALLDEAGFAERFRGEARTMATINHPGVVDVYDFGNDQHIAFLVMEYVEGDPLSATLSRVGRLTPARTMALVAQAADALHAAHVKGIVHRDVKPGNLLVRPNGTLVLTDFGIARSDLVGQLTAAGSVLGTASYISPEQATGQVATPASDVYALGVVAYQCLAGRRPFEGDNPLDIAMRHVRETPRPLPSDIPPQVRALVERALAKDPKDRWPSAAALAGVARQLKTALSRQARAGGQAAPISAAPASPAPGRAQVPQPPRPVAAPHSPAPAHPPAVGHRPPPAHPQARPPVAPHRPTAVAPAAAGYPRGAATVPPGYAPQPGPPRPVPRRSRSGMVFLAIMLGALVLICSGVISYQLRNNLGAGTPGGASVPTVTSDALRPDGRDDLVDTAYRRLDQPRMGGDVTTTSEGRQTR, encoded by the coding sequence ATGCTCAGTCCCGGTGTGCAGCTCGGTAACCGTTACCGCCTCGACGAGCGGATCGCCAGCGGCGGCATGGGTGACGTCTGGCGCGGCACCGACCAGGTGCTCGGTCGTACGGTGGCGGTGAAGAGCCTGCTCCCGGCGTTGCTGGACGAGGCTGGGTTCGCCGAGCGGTTCCGCGGCGAGGCCCGCACCATGGCCACGATCAACCACCCGGGCGTGGTCGACGTCTACGACTTCGGCAACGACCAGCACATCGCCTTCCTGGTGATGGAGTACGTGGAGGGTGACCCCCTCTCGGCCACGCTGAGCCGGGTCGGCCGGCTCACCCCGGCGCGGACCATGGCGCTTGTCGCCCAGGCGGCGGACGCGCTGCACGCCGCCCACGTGAAGGGCATCGTGCACCGGGACGTGAAGCCCGGCAACCTGCTGGTCCGCCCCAACGGCACGCTGGTGCTCACCGACTTCGGCATCGCCCGGTCGGACCTGGTCGGGCAGCTCACCGCGGCCGGCTCGGTGCTCGGCACCGCCTCGTACATCTCCCCGGAGCAGGCCACCGGTCAGGTCGCCACCCCCGCCTCCGACGTCTACGCGCTCGGCGTGGTCGCCTACCAGTGCCTCGCCGGACGGCGGCCGTTCGAGGGTGACAACCCCCTCGACATCGCGATGCGGCACGTCCGGGAGACGCCCCGACCACTGCCCTCCGACATTCCGCCCCAGGTCCGCGCGCTTGTCGAGCGGGCATTGGCGAAGGACCCGAAGGATCGTTGGCCGAGCGCCGCCGCACTGGCCGGTGTGGCGCGGCAGTTGAAGACCGCGCTGTCCCGGCAGGCCCGAGCCGGTGGGCAGGCCGCGCCGATCTCTGCCGCGCCGGCCTCGCCGGCACCGGGCCGCGCGCAGGTTCCGCAGCCACCGCGTCCGGTCGCGGCCCCGCACTCCCCGGCTCCGGCGCACCCGCCGGCCGTCGGGCACCGACCGCCGCCGGCTCATCCGCAGGCCCGTCCGCCGGTGGCCCCGCACCGTCCCACAGCGGTGGCGCCGGCCGCCGCTGGCTACCCGCGTGGCGCGGCCACGGTTCCGCCCGGGTACGCTCCGCAGCCCGGACCGCCACGCCCGGTGCCCCGACGGTCACGATCCGGGATGGTCTTCCTGGCCATCATGTTGGGCGCACTGGTCCTCATCTGCTCCGGCGTGATTTCCTACCAACTACGGAACAACCTCGGCGCGGGCACGCCGGGCGGTGCTTCCGTGCCAACGGTGACGTCCGACGCGCTGCGGCCTGACGGGCGAGACGATCTGGTCGATACGGCGTACCGTCGACTGGATCAGCCCCGAATGGGCGGCGACGTGACGACGACGAGCGAAGGACGACAGACGCGATGA
- a CDS encoding aminodeoxychorismate/anthranilate synthase component II — protein MRVLVIDNYDSFVFNLVQYLGQLGVECEVRRNDEIPVAEVGRVGAAGVLLSPGPGTPDRAGICLDVIREYAGKLPIFGVCLGHQAIGEAFGATVTRAPELLHGKTSEVRHDDTGVLAGLPDPFTATRYHSLAVLRETLPAELEVTGWTASGIVMAMRHRTLPVEGVQFHPESVLTEGGHLMLANWLAACGHPEALERAPELAAEVDARRRAAFATA, from the coding sequence ATGCGCGTCCTGGTGATCGACAACTACGACTCGTTCGTCTTCAACCTCGTGCAGTACCTCGGTCAGCTCGGCGTGGAGTGCGAGGTACGACGCAACGACGAGATCCCGGTGGCCGAGGTCGGCCGGGTCGGTGCGGCCGGCGTCCTGCTCTCACCGGGCCCGGGTACGCCCGACCGGGCCGGCATCTGCCTCGACGTGATCCGCGAGTACGCCGGCAAGCTGCCGATCTTCGGGGTGTGTCTGGGGCATCAGGCCATCGGCGAGGCGTTCGGCGCTACCGTCACCCGCGCCCCGGAGCTGCTGCACGGCAAGACCTCGGAGGTCCGGCACGACGACACCGGCGTCCTCGCCGGGCTGCCCGACCCGTTCACGGCGACCCGCTACCACTCCCTCGCCGTGCTGCGGGAAACCCTGCCGGCCGAGCTGGAGGTGACCGGCTGGACGGCCTCCGGGATCGTGATGGCGATGCGGCACCGCACCCTGCCGGTCGAGGGCGTCCAGTTCCATCCCGAGTCGGTGCTCACCGAGGGCGGCCACCTGATGCTTGCCAACTGGCTCGCCGCCTGCGGCCATCCCGAGGCACTGGAACGGGCCCCGGAACTCGCCGCCGAGGTCGACGCCCGCCGCCGCGCCGCCTTCGCCACCGCCTGA
- a CDS encoding protein phosphatase 2C domain-containing protein — protein MTLTLRYAAHSDRGLIRDGNQDSVYAGPRLLAVADGMGGMAAGDVASNIVIGAMAPLDEDVPGDALVDALRSAVGTANQQLRETVEANPQLEGMGTTLTATLFSGSKLGMVHIGDSRAYLLRDGEFAQITKDDTYVQMLVDEGRISPEEASSHPQRSLLTRALDGRDIDPEYSVRQVLPGDRYLICSDGLSGVVSAETIAETMREYADPQQCVERLVQLALRGGGPDNITVIIADATDRDIVEAAPIVGGAAARDRGMATSADVSTPAARASALSAPRPATPDESAANNDDEPEARRRPLRALAMTTALLVIVGGGVFAGWSYTQRQYYVGATENGQVAVFRGIQGQIAGMDLSSVHSESEAQLDDLTLAAQEQVKQGIPAKSEPDAERRLAELTMDSPTNVNLKPICPPTPSPTPSLVGSPSPTPSAPAGSPSVPAGSPSQVGSISASPPEGAPATPTGPSAAAPDSTPDAPPVDTFTPTVDPAACRSPE, from the coding sequence ATGACTCTGACCCTGCGCTATGCGGCCCACAGCGACCGCGGTCTGATCCGAGACGGTAATCAAGACTCCGTCTACGCCGGGCCGCGGCTACTCGCCGTTGCCGACGGCATGGGCGGTATGGCCGCCGGTGACGTCGCCAGCAACATCGTCATCGGTGCCATGGCGCCACTTGACGAGGACGTCCCCGGGGACGCCCTGGTCGACGCGCTCCGCTCGGCGGTGGGCACCGCCAACCAGCAACTCCGCGAGACGGTGGAGGCCAACCCCCAGTTGGAGGGGATGGGCACCACGCTCACCGCGACCCTGTTCTCCGGCAGCAAGCTGGGCATGGTCCACATCGGAGACTCGCGGGCCTATCTACTGCGCGACGGAGAGTTCGCGCAGATCACCAAGGACGACACCTACGTACAGATGCTCGTCGACGAAGGCCGGATCAGCCCGGAGGAGGCGAGCAGTCACCCCCAGCGCTCGTTGCTCACCCGGGCCCTGGACGGCCGGGACATCGACCCGGAGTACTCGGTCCGGCAGGTGTTGCCCGGCGACCGGTACCTGATCTGCTCCGACGGGCTCTCCGGTGTGGTCAGCGCGGAGACCATCGCCGAGACCATGCGGGAGTACGCCGACCCGCAGCAGTGCGTCGAACGGCTCGTCCAGCTCGCTTTGCGCGGTGGCGGCCCGGACAACATCACCGTGATCATCGCCGACGCCACCGACCGGGACATCGTCGAGGCGGCGCCGATCGTCGGCGGTGCGGCGGCCCGGGACCGAGGGATGGCCACCTCGGCGGACGTCTCCACTCCAGCGGCTCGCGCCTCGGCGCTCTCCGCGCCCCGGCCGGCGACGCCCGACGAATCCGCCGCGAACAACGACGACGAGCCCGAGGCACGCCGACGCCCACTGCGTGCGCTCGCGATGACGACCGCCCTGCTGGTGATCGTCGGTGGCGGGGTGTTCGCCGGGTGGAGCTACACGCAGCGCCAGTACTACGTGGGCGCGACCGAGAACGGCCAGGTGGCCGTGTTCCGTGGCATCCAGGGTCAGATTGCCGGGATGGATCTCTCCAGCGTGCACTCCGAGAGCGAGGCGCAGCTGGACGACCTCACCCTGGCCGCGCAGGAGCAGGTCAAGCAGGGCATTCCGGCCAAGAGCGAGCCGGACGCGGAACGCCGGCTGGCGGAGCTGACGATGGACAGCCCGACAAACGTGAACCTGAAGCCGATCTGCCCGCCGACCCCGAGCCCCACGCCGTCCCTGGTGGGGTCGCCGTCCCCGACGCCGAGCGCGCCGGCGGGATCGCCGAGCGTTCCGGCCGGCTCACCGAGCCAGGTGGGCAGCATCTCGGCGTCACCGCCGGAGGGAGCCCCGGCCACGCCGACCGGCCCCTCCGCCGCTGCACCGGACAGCACCCCCGACGCGCCCCCCGTCGACACCTTCACGCCCACGGTCGATCCGGCGGCCTGCCGGTCGCCCGAGTAG
- the pknB gene encoding Stk1 family PASTA domain-containing Ser/Thr kinase, with amino-acid sequence MTAQARLLGGRYQVGELLGYGGMAEVHRGRDLRLGRDVAIKMLRADLARDATFQMRFRREAQNAASLNHPAIVAVYDTGEEQAPTGETLPFIVMEFVNGRTLKEVLGAEGRLQPRRALEISADICAALDFSHRHGIIHRDIKPGNVMLTQTGQVKVMDFGIARALASGATTMTQTSAVIGTAQYLSPEQARGEAVDARSDVYAAGCVLFELLCGHPPFVGDSPVSVAYQHVREAPPTPSDLNPDVNPAVDAIVLKALSKNPLNRYQSAGEMRADLLRAAAGRPVLATPVMREDETVAMAAAGHPGYPTAGATQTRQIPARVGDPRQRKASSWLIATFAALGVLAVIALVAALLLNQRDDEPQDVAVPTVTGLSKDDAFAQIDRDGFVPALGEPEFTSDCKEGTVTSQSPPPGERAEPNSTVTVNICGGKPEVEIPRGLVGSTQEAAQTQLENLKLEVKIEEANNAASEGQVLKVDPPSGEKVAEGTVVTLTVSKGNVATVPSVVGLSKAEAERTLERAGFDVDTELGPERPADEAGRVVDQSPNANAERTKGSTVKIIVSVPEPEEDPDPPTQSPPTTGAPTTPPPDDDDEGGGGGLLPSFSPFRLGE; translated from the coding sequence ATGACAGCGCAGGCCCGCCTGCTCGGTGGCAGGTACCAGGTCGGCGAGCTGCTCGGGTACGGCGGCATGGCCGAGGTGCATCGCGGCCGTGACCTGCGGCTCGGTCGGGACGTCGCGATCAAGATGCTCCGCGCCGACCTGGCCCGCGACGCCACCTTCCAGATGCGTTTCCGGCGGGAGGCGCAGAACGCCGCCTCGCTCAACCATCCGGCCATCGTCGCCGTCTATGACACCGGCGAGGAGCAGGCGCCGACCGGCGAGACGCTGCCGTTCATCGTGATGGAGTTCGTGAACGGGCGCACGCTGAAGGAGGTGCTCGGCGCCGAGGGCCGGTTGCAGCCCCGGCGGGCGCTGGAGATCTCCGCCGACATCTGCGCCGCGCTGGACTTCAGCCACCGGCACGGCATCATCCACCGCGACATCAAGCCGGGCAACGTGATGCTCACCCAGACCGGCCAGGTCAAGGTGATGGACTTCGGCATCGCCCGCGCGTTGGCCAGCGGCGCCACCACGATGACGCAGACCAGCGCGGTCATCGGCACCGCACAGTACCTCTCCCCGGAACAGGCGCGCGGCGAGGCGGTCGACGCCCGTTCCGATGTGTACGCCGCCGGCTGCGTGCTCTTCGAGCTGCTCTGTGGGCATCCGCCGTTCGTCGGCGACAGCCCGGTGAGCGTCGCGTACCAGCACGTGCGGGAGGCTCCGCCGACCCCGAGCGATCTCAACCCGGACGTCAACCCGGCGGTCGACGCGATCGTGCTCAAGGCACTGTCGAAGAACCCGTTGAACCGCTACCAGAGCGCCGGGGAGATGCGGGCGGATCTGCTCCGCGCGGCAGCCGGTCGGCCGGTGCTGGCGACCCCGGTGATGCGCGAGGACGAGACCGTGGCGATGGCCGCGGCCGGCCACCCCGGCTACCCGACGGCAGGCGCGACGCAGACCCGGCAGATCCCCGCCCGGGTCGGTGATCCGCGTCAGCGCAAGGCGTCGTCCTGGCTGATCGCCACGTTCGCCGCGCTCGGCGTGCTCGCGGTGATCGCCCTGGTCGCCGCCCTACTGCTGAACCAGCGCGACGACGAGCCCCAGGACGTCGCGGTGCCGACGGTCACCGGGTTGAGTAAGGACGACGCGTTCGCCCAGATTGACCGGGACGGCTTCGTGCCGGCGCTCGGCGAGCCGGAGTTCACCTCCGACTGCAAGGAGGGGACGGTCACCAGCCAGTCCCCACCCCCCGGCGAGCGGGCGGAACCGAACAGCACGGTGACCGTAAACATCTGCGGCGGCAAGCCCGAGGTGGAAATCCCGCGCGGCCTCGTCGGCAGCACGCAGGAGGCCGCCCAGACGCAGCTTGAGAACCTCAAACTCGAGGTGAAGATCGAGGAGGCGAACAACGCGGCGTCCGAGGGGCAGGTGTTGAAGGTCGACCCGCCCTCGGGTGAGAAGGTCGCGGAGGGCACCGTGGTCACCCTCACCGTGTCGAAGGGCAACGTGGCGACGGTGCCATCGGTGGTCGGCCTGTCCAAGGCGGAGGCGGAGCGGACCCTGGAACGCGCCGGCTTCGACGTCGACACCGAGCTGGGTCCGGAGCGCCCTGCGGATGAGGCCGGGCGGGTGGTCGACCAGAGCCCGAACGCCAACGCCGAGCGCACCAAGGGCAGCACGGTGAAGATCATCGTGTCGGTGCCGGAGCCGGAGGAGGACCCGGACCCGCCGACCCAGAGCCCGCCGACCACCGGTGCTCCCACCACGCCCCCGCCGGACGATGACGACGAGGGTGGTGGCGGCGGGCTCCTGCCCTCCTTCTCTCCGTTCCGTCTCGGGGAGTGA
- a CDS encoding penicillin-binding protein 2, translating into MNAPLRRVGVVVIVLFGLLFANLNWIQAYKADEYRTSDYNGRVQVAKYDRKRGNIEAGGTALAVSKETDGELKYLRTYPGAAKYAHVLGYEPVNGSATGLERAENDFLAGTSDQLIVNRLRDMVTGDTTAGGNVLLTLSKRAQDTAYDELRGNNVGATKGAAIAVDPATGAVQALVSIPSFDPNPLASHDTDEATAAYNRLEQEAGRPLRNRALGEVLPPGSTFKIVVAAAALENGITKETEIPAGSSYTPPTSGEPIRNAAPSICPESQVTLMNAVTESCNTGFAKLGGQLGPDVLKEKARQFGFEQEDLTVGRLGEGGLSVAASRTGSMENPDGGPDPAALAQSSIGQRDVRMTPLQGAMIAAAVANGGSQMRPYLVRQLLAPDRTTVYDTANPRELRRPVSGQVAADLRDMMVSVVENGTGRNSRINGYTVGGKTGTAQSAPDRPDHGWFIGFVLDSEGKPISAVCVVLEEAGNGGSAEAARIAGQIMRAAIAEPGGR; encoded by the coding sequence GTGAACGCACCCCTGCGTCGGGTCGGTGTCGTCGTCATCGTCCTGTTCGGCCTGCTCTTCGCCAACCTCAACTGGATTCAGGCGTACAAGGCCGACGAGTACCGCACCAGCGACTACAACGGTCGGGTCCAGGTCGCCAAGTACGACCGCAAGCGGGGCAACATCGAGGCCGGCGGCACCGCCCTGGCGGTCAGCAAGGAGACCGACGGCGAGCTGAAGTACCTGCGCACCTACCCGGGCGCGGCGAAGTACGCCCATGTGCTCGGGTACGAGCCGGTGAACGGCTCCGCGACCGGTCTGGAGCGCGCCGAGAACGACTTCCTCGCCGGCACCAGCGACCAGCTCATCGTCAACCGGCTGCGGGACATGGTCACCGGCGACACCACCGCCGGCGGCAACGTGCTGCTGACCCTGTCGAAGCGGGCCCAGGACACCGCGTACGACGAGTTGCGTGGCAACAACGTCGGCGCGACCAAGGGCGCGGCGATCGCCGTCGACCCGGCGACCGGAGCGGTGCAGGCTTTGGTCTCCATTCCCAGCTTCGACCCGAACCCGCTGGCCAGCCACGACACCGACGAGGCGACCGCCGCGTACAACCGGCTCGAACAGGAGGCGGGACGGCCGCTGCGGAACCGGGCGCTCGGCGAGGTGCTGCCGCCGGGCTCCACCTTCAAGATCGTGGTGGCCGCGGCCGCGCTGGAGAACGGGATCACGAAGGAGACCGAGATCCCGGCCGGGTCGAGCTACACCCCGCCCACCTCCGGCGAGCCGATCCGCAACGCCGCGCCGTCGATCTGCCCCGAGTCGCAGGTGACCCTGATGAACGCGGTCACCGAATCGTGCAACACCGGGTTCGCCAAGCTCGGCGGCCAGCTCGGCCCCGACGTGCTCAAGGAGAAGGCCCGGCAGTTCGGGTTCGAGCAGGAGGACCTGACCGTCGGCCGGCTCGGCGAGGGCGGCCTGAGCGTGGCGGCCAGCCGGACCGGCAGCATGGAGAACCCGGACGGCGGTCCCGACCCGGCGGCGCTCGCGCAGTCCTCCATCGGGCAGCGTGACGTGCGGATGACCCCGTTGCAGGGCGCCATGATCGCTGCGGCGGTGGCCAACGGCGGCAGCCAGATGCGGCCGTACCTGGTGCGTCAGCTGCTGGCACCGGACCGCACCACCGTCTACGACACCGCCAACCCGCGCGAGCTGCGCCGGCCGGTGAGCGGTCAGGTCGCCGCCGACCTGCGGGACATGATGGTAAGCGTGGTGGAGAACGGCACCGGCCGGAACTCCCGGATCAACGGCTACACCGTCGGCGGCAAGACCGGTACCGCCCAGTCCGCACCGGACCGCCCCGACCACGGTTGGTTCATCGGCTTCGTCCTCGACTCCGAGGGCAAGCCGATCTCCGCCGTCTGCGTCGTCCTGGAGGAGGCCGGCAACGGCGGCAGCGCCGAGGCCGCCCGGATCGCCGGTCAGATCATGCGGGCCGCCATCGCCGAGCCCGGGGGGCGCTGA
- a CDS encoding FtsW/RodA/SpoVE family cell cycle protein, producing the protein MTAAATPASSPATAGERPGVRMARSRRNAELSLLLLAMALVAAYSAMVEANVLDTVTPGFWVPAATLTAVFLGMHLVIRFLAPFADPALLPAVALLNGLGVGFLRRLDLANAAPEERADLAIFAGIGGRQLAWTLISVMLAAGLLALMRDHRSISRYAYTLGLAGIVLVMLPAVLPASISEINGAKLWVRIGSFSIQPGEFAKLALLVFFAYYLVRKREVLSLASHRFLGIDFPRGRDLGPVLVVWVISLLVLVFEKDLGTSLLYFGMFVATVYIATERVSWLLIGLVLFFGGAYVAYVLGEAVGGPFANFYLRAQIWLDPFAQPYDDGYQLVQGLLALGSGGLFGAGPGGGQPLLLPEVRNDFIFAGIGEEIGLFGLSALLVIYLLIVERGLRAALAVRDSFGKLLAGGLAFTLALQVFVIVGGISKLIPLTGQTTPFLSAGGSSLMANWLLIAVLLRVSDAGRRPVDGAGGKVTRPSGPPEQLHGAPTEVIKP; encoded by the coding sequence GTGACCGCAGCGGCCACCCCGGCATCCTCGCCCGCGACTGCGGGCGAGCGACCCGGCGTACGCATGGCGCGGTCCCGCCGCAACGCCGAGCTGTCGCTGCTGCTGCTGGCGATGGCGCTGGTCGCCGCGTATTCGGCGATGGTCGAGGCGAACGTGCTCGACACGGTCACGCCAGGCTTCTGGGTGCCGGCCGCCACGCTCACCGCGGTGTTTCTCGGCATGCACCTGGTGATCCGGTTTTTGGCACCCTTCGCCGATCCGGCGCTGCTACCGGCGGTCGCGCTGCTCAACGGGCTGGGGGTCGGCTTCCTCCGCCGGCTCGACCTCGCGAACGCGGCCCCTGAGGAACGGGCCGACCTGGCCATCTTCGCCGGCATCGGCGGTCGGCAGCTCGCCTGGACGCTGATCTCGGTGATGCTGGCCGCCGGGCTGCTGGCGTTGATGCGCGACCATCGGTCGATCTCCCGGTACGCGTACACCCTGGGTCTGGCCGGCATCGTGCTGGTCATGCTGCCGGCGGTGCTGCCGGCCAGCATCTCCGAGATCAACGGCGCGAAGCTCTGGGTACGCATCGGCAGCTTCTCGATCCAGCCCGGCGAGTTCGCCAAGCTCGCCCTGCTGGTCTTCTTCGCCTACTACCTGGTGCGCAAGCGCGAGGTGTTGTCGCTGGCGAGTCACCGGTTCCTCGGCATCGACTTCCCCCGCGGGCGCGACCTCGGCCCGGTGCTCGTGGTCTGGGTGATCAGCCTGCTGGTCCTCGTCTTCGAGAAGGACCTGGGCACCTCGCTGCTCTACTTCGGCATGTTCGTGGCCACGGTCTACATCGCCACCGAACGGGTCAGCTGGCTGCTCATCGGCCTGGTCCTCTTCTTCGGCGGCGCCTACGTCGCGTACGTGCTCGGCGAGGCGGTGGGCGGTCCGTTCGCGAACTTCTACCTGCGGGCACAGATCTGGCTCGACCCCTTCGCCCAGCCGTACGACGACGGCTACCAGCTGGTGCAGGGGCTGCTCGCGCTCGGCTCCGGCGGGTTGTTCGGCGCCGGTCCGGGCGGCGGTCAGCCGCTGCTGCTGCCGGAGGTACGGAACGACTTCATCTTCGCCGGTATCGGTGAGGAGATCGGTCTCTTCGGCCTCTCCGCGCTACTGGTGATCTACCTGCTCATCGTCGAGCGCGGTCTGCGGGCCGCCCTGGCGGTCCGGGACTCGTTCGGCAAGCTGCTCGCCGGTGGCCTGGCCTTCACCCTCGCGCTCCAGGTCTTCGTGATCGTCGGCGGGATCAGCAAGCTCATCCCGCTCACCGGCCAGACCACGCCGTTCCTCTCCGCCGGCGGCTCCTCCCTGATGGCGAACTGGCTGCTCATCGCGGTGCTGCTGCGCGTCTCCGACGCCGGCCGCCGGCCGGTCGACGGTGCCGGTGGCAAGGTGACCCGTCCCTCCGGCCCGCCCGAGCAGCTGCACGGTGCCCCCACGGAGGTGATCAAGCCGTGA
- a CDS encoding ElyC/SanA/YdcF family protein, whose protein sequence is MKRQRRRLLRLAVPVVIALLLAVSLPWLWTTVGARGHVHPAAQAPTADVVIVLGTAVTEDGRQPGVRLAGRLETAAELVRSGKARVVLVSGDGAGESGDEPAIMAAHLTEQLGVDPQRVVADPHGLDTYDSCLRAREVYGIERALIVTQSYHLSRAVTLCRHVGIDADGATARCSGCGTGLLVRKAARDYLASGKAAWDVIRDRPPAVTSPADPAISDALAR, encoded by the coding sequence GTGAAGCGCCAGCGGCGACGGCTACTCCGGCTGGCCGTGCCGGTCGTGATCGCGCTGCTGCTGGCGGTCAGCCTGCCCTGGCTGTGGACGACAGTCGGTGCGCGCGGCCACGTCCACCCGGCGGCGCAGGCTCCGACCGCCGACGTGGTGATCGTCCTCGGTACCGCCGTGACGGAGGACGGCCGACAACCGGGGGTCCGGCTCGCCGGCCGCCTGGAGACCGCAGCCGAGCTTGTACGCAGCGGTAAGGCCCGGGTGGTCCTCGTGTCCGGCGACGGTGCGGGCGAGTCCGGCGACGAGCCGGCGATCATGGCCGCCCACCTGACCGAGCAACTCGGTGTCGATCCGCAGCGCGTCGTCGCCGACCCGCACGGGCTGGATACGTACGACAGCTGCCTGCGGGCCCGCGAGGTGTACGGGATCGAGCGTGCCCTCATCGTCACCCAGTCGTATCACCTGTCCCGGGCGGTGACGCTGTGCCGGCACGTCGGCATCGACGCCGACGGGGCGACCGCCCGCTGCTCCGGCTGCGGCACCGGCCTGTTGGTGCGCAAGGCGGCTCGGGACTATCTGGCCAGCGGCAAGGCGGCCTGGGACGTCATCCGCGACCGGCCACCGGCCGTCACCTCACCCGCCGACCCCGCCATTTCCGACGCCCTGGCCCGCTGA